One region of Pseudomonas sp. B21-040 genomic DNA includes:
- a CDS encoding PLP-dependent aminotransferase family protein yields MKGPRETDFAYQAVYRYLTHLISEPASDTRVRLPSLRQLAERLSVSISTIQYAYSLLEKEGRVYSVAKSGYYALPVSFIRPPCSGNDLLETVYVNARRPGMLVLSTDEPALLQPLDSPLLLLERELLRQYPRQPQSSVQPCGERELRAALAARYTSSPARCWHADDVYIGADLRGVLEILIAVLCLKDATVVVESPCDWSILRLFDACDVNVVEVALQADGGLDHDHLQLLLESEPVRLVMLSSGLNMPRGSVACDSNRQKTAQLLERHGSWVLENDCYGELEYEPGRPRFRDLLDPDRLIVFSTFEKVIGPEAPYGYLLSRQLRSELQRHFLLRSFRLSPIRQKAIARLYNNGRIDQHLLVLRRLLKERKVQMTQLLEERLADALHYVDPKGGATVWVRSLRRVDVRGVFHRLLKQQVVVAPGELFSLRGLHAQHLRLSHTFGGEHDLGVALGLLGDALRLEAVD; encoded by the coding sequence ATGAAAGGACCCCGAGAAACCGATTTCGCTTATCAGGCGGTGTACCGCTACCTGACCCACCTCATCAGCGAGCCGGCCAGCGATACGCGCGTGCGGCTTCCTTCGTTACGACAGTTGGCGGAACGCCTGAGCGTATCGATTTCCACCATTCAGTACGCTTACTCGCTGCTGGAAAAGGAGGGGCGAGTCTATTCGGTCGCCAAATCCGGTTACTACGCATTGCCCGTGTCCTTCATCCGGCCGCCGTGCAGCGGCAATGACCTGCTGGAGACGGTTTATGTCAATGCCAGGCGCCCGGGAATGCTGGTGTTGAGTACCGATGAACCTGCGCTGTTGCAGCCGTTGGACAGCCCACTGTTGCTGCTGGAGCGAGAGCTGTTGCGCCAGTATCCGCGCCAGCCGCAATCGAGTGTTCAACCTTGCGGCGAACGGGAACTGCGCGCGGCCCTGGCGGCACGCTATACCTCCTCGCCAGCACGTTGTTGGCACGCCGACGATGTCTACATCGGCGCCGATCTGCGGGGCGTACTGGAAATATTGATCGCGGTGCTTTGTCTCAAGGATGCAACGGTCGTGGTGGAGTCGCCCTGCGACTGGTCGATCTTGCGCTTGTTTGACGCCTGCGATGTAAACGTTGTCGAGGTGGCATTGCAAGCCGATGGTGGGCTTGATCACGACCATCTGCAGTTGTTGCTGGAGTCCGAGCCGGTGAGACTTGTGATGCTGTCGTCCGGCCTGAACATGCCGCGTGGCAGTGTGGCCTGCGACAGCAACAGACAGAAAACCGCACAGTTGCTGGAGCGGCACGGTAGTTGGGTGTTGGAGAATGACTGTTACGGCGAACTTGAATATGAACCCGGCCGTCCACGGTTTCGCGATTTACTGGACCCGGACAGATTGATCGTATTTTCCACGTTCGAGAAAGTCATCGGGCCAGAAGCGCCTTATGGTTATCTGCTTTCGCGGCAACTGCGCAGTGAACTGCAGCGGCACTTTCTGCTGCGCTCGTTCCGCTTGTCGCCGATCCGCCAGAAAGCCATCGCGCGCCTGTACAACAATGGGCGGATCGACCAGCACTTGTTGGTGCTGCGACGACTGCTCAAGGAGCGCAAAGTGCAAATGACCCAGTTGCTTGAGGAGCGCCTGGCGGATGCGTTGCACTATGTCGACCCCAAGGGCGGAGCGACGGTCTGGGTTCGTTCGTTGCGTCGGGTCGATGTGCGCGGCGTGTTCCACCGCCTGCTCAAGCAACAAGTGGTGGTGGCGCCGGGGGAATTGTTCAGTTTGCGCGGGCTGCATGCGCAACATTTACGATTGAGCCATACCTTTGGCGGTGAGCATGATCTTGGCGTTGCACTGGGCTTGCTGGGGGATGCCTTG
- a CDS encoding zinc-dependent alcohol dehydrogenase family protein, which produces MSRTIRFHKFGPAEVLKCEEHAAVLPAPGEVQVRVEAIGISWYDTLWRQNLASSHARLPSGLGQEMSGVVTALGEGVDDLAVGDKVASFPSQSPNDYPVYGEQIVLPRSALTRYPDVLNPIEAAVHYTPLLIAYFAYVDLSRVKPGQFVLVTDASHCAGPSFVQLGKALGVRVIAATKTADEREYLLSLGAEKVIVTEEEDLLMRINKITDNRGVDVVFDGLGGPQMSLLGDVLAPRGSLVLYGLQGGNQTPFPACAAFQKNIQFFVHCIGNFTGKPELGIIQDQVALQRALRDINQLTADRVLLPLKTRVFPFSEFVEAHRYMDECPCRERVALQVEPV; this is translated from the coding sequence ATGTCCCGCACGATCCGTTTTCACAAGTTTGGTCCAGCCGAGGTGCTCAAATGCGAAGAGCATGCGGCAGTGCTTCCTGCTCCGGGCGAAGTGCAGGTGCGCGTCGAGGCGATTGGCATCAGCTGGTATGACACGCTTTGGCGCCAGAATCTGGCCTCGTCCCACGCTCGTCTGCCTTCGGGCCTGGGCCAGGAAATGTCCGGCGTCGTTACGGCGCTCGGCGAGGGCGTGGATGACCTGGCAGTGGGTGACAAGGTCGCCAGCTTCCCGTCGCAAAGCCCGAACGATTATCCGGTGTACGGCGAGCAAATTGTTCTGCCTCGCTCGGCGCTGACCCGCTATCCCGATGTGCTGAACCCGATCGAAGCGGCCGTGCATTACACGCCGTTGCTGATTGCTTACTTTGCTTACGTCGATCTGTCACGCGTCAAGCCCGGGCAATTCGTCCTGGTGACCGACGCCAGCCATTGTGCCGGACCTTCGTTCGTCCAGCTTGGCAAGGCCTTGGGTGTACGCGTGATTGCTGCCACCAAAACGGCGGATGAACGTGAGTACCTGTTGTCGCTCGGTGCCGAGAAAGTGATCGTCACCGAAGAAGAAGATCTGCTCATGCGGATCAACAAAATCACGGACAACCGCGGTGTGGATGTGGTGTTCGATGGTTTGGGCGGTCCGCAGATGTCGCTGCTCGGTGATGTGCTCGCACCGCGTGGAAGCCTGGTGTTGTATGGCCTGCAGGGGGGCAACCAGACGCCGTTCCCGGCCTGTGCAGCGTTCCAGAAGAACATTCAGTTCTTTGTGCACTGTATCGGCAATTTCACCGGCAAGCCGGAACTGGGCATCATCCAGGACCAGGTCGCGCTGCAACGTGCCTTGCGTGACATCAACCAGTTGACCGCGGACCGCGTGCTGCTGCCGCTCAAGACTCGGGTCTTTCCGTTTTCCGAGTTTGTCGAAGCACATCGCTACATGGACGAATGCCCGTGCCGCGAGCGGGTGGCCCTCCAGGTCGAGCCTGTGTAA
- a CDS encoding LysR family transcriptional regulator — MNRNDLRRVDLNLLIVFETLMHERSVTRAAEKLFLGQPAISAALSRLRGLFDDPLFVRTGRSMEPSARAVEIFALLSPALDSISTAVSRAAEFDPATSTAVFRIGLSDDVEFALLPMLLKRLRAEAPGIVLVVRRANYILMPSLLASGEISIGVSYTADLPANAKRKVLRRSMPKLLRADTVPGPLSLDDFCARPHALVSFAGDLSGFIDEELEKLGRKRHVVLAVPQFNGLSTLLSGTDIVATVPDYTADALTAAGGVRAEDPPLPVRSFELHMAWRGSQDNDPGERWLRSRIQMFFGDPDSLA, encoded by the coding sequence ATGAATCGTAATGACCTGCGTCGTGTCGACCTGAACCTGTTGATCGTTTTCGAAACATTGATGCACGAACGCAGCGTAACCCGCGCTGCAGAGAAACTGTTTCTCGGCCAGCCGGCCATCAGTGCGGCGCTCTCGCGCCTGCGTGGGCTGTTCGATGATCCGTTGTTCGTGCGCACCGGTCGCAGCATGGAGCCGTCCGCCCGGGCGGTAGAAATTTTCGCCCTGCTCTCCCCTGCACTGGATTCGATTTCCACCGCGGTCAGTCGTGCGGCGGAATTCGACCCGGCCACCAGCACCGCGGTGTTTCGCATCGGCCTTTCGGACGATGTCGAGTTCGCCCTGCTGCCGATGCTGCTCAAGCGCCTGCGGGCCGAAGCACCGGGCATCGTCCTGGTGGTGCGCCGGGCCAATTACATTCTGATGCCAAGCCTGCTGGCCTCGGGCGAGATCTCCATTGGCGTCAGCTACACCGCCGACCTGCCGGCCAACGCCAAGCGCAAAGTACTACGTCGCAGCATGCCGAAGCTGTTGCGGGCCGACACAGTGCCGGGGCCGTTGAGCCTGGATGATTTCTGTGCACGACCGCATGCGCTGGTGTCGTTCGCTGGCGACCTGAGCGGCTTTATAGATGAAGAACTGGAAAAGCTCGGGCGCAAACGGCATGTCGTACTGGCGGTGCCGCAGTTCAACGGCCTGAGCACGCTGCTGAGCGGGACGGATATCGTCGCGACAGTGCCCGACTACACGGCCGACGCGCTGACGGCTGCCGGTGGTGTTCGGGCTGAAGATCCGCCGCTGCCGGTGCGCAGTTTTGAATTGCACATGGCCTGGCGCGGGTCGCAGGACAATGATCCGGGCGAGCGCTGGTTGCGTTCACGGATTCAGATGTTTTTTGGGGATCCGGACAGCCTGGCGTGA
- the mexE gene encoding multidrug efflux RND transporter periplasmic adaptor subunit MexE: protein MEQSLKHLRFPLALLAVVVMSACGKAPESAATMPAAKVSVAKVLEQPINEWDEFTGRLEAPETVEIRPRVSGQIDEVAFTEGALVKKGDLLFQIDPRPFQAEVRRLEALVAQSRANATRSENEAQRGERLRTSNAISAELADSRTSAAQEARAAVGALQAQLDLAKLNLSFTRVTAPISGRVSRAEITAGNLVTADTTPLTSVVSTDKVYAYFDADERVFLKYTQLARQGKRGATTPVYMGLSNEDGNPHQGVMNFIDNQVNPKTGTIRGRAVFDNTDGSYTPGLYARLKLVGSGTYSAVLINDEAVGTDLGKKFVLVMDADNKTAYRAVELGPKIEGLRIVRSGLNKDDTVIVKGLQRVRPGSPVTPEVIPMASEQTIAALAQQRQALEASNLPQVAPAKVAPGSVVKLAAATPRG, encoded by the coding sequence ATGGAACAGTCACTCAAACATTTGCGCTTCCCGTTGGCCCTGCTGGCCGTGGTGGTGATGAGCGCTTGCGGCAAGGCTCCGGAGTCTGCCGCCACCATGCCCGCGGCCAAAGTCAGTGTCGCCAAGGTGCTGGAACAACCGATCAACGAGTGGGACGAATTTACCGGGCGCCTGGAAGCCCCGGAAACGGTAGAAATTCGCCCACGAGTCTCCGGGCAGATTGATGAAGTGGCGTTCACTGAAGGCGCACTGGTCAAGAAAGGCGACTTGCTGTTCCAGATCGACCCGCGTCCGTTCCAGGCTGAGGTCCGCCGCCTCGAAGCCCTGGTCGCCCAATCCCGCGCCAATGCGACTCGCAGTGAAAACGAAGCCCAGCGCGGTGAACGCCTGCGCACCAGCAACGCGATCTCTGCCGAACTGGCCGATTCGCGTACCAGTGCCGCTCAAGAAGCCCGCGCCGCTGTCGGTGCCCTTCAGGCGCAACTGGACCTGGCCAAACTGAACCTGAGTTTCACCCGTGTCACCGCCCCGATCAGTGGTCGTGTCAGCCGTGCCGAAATCACCGCCGGCAACCTGGTGACCGCCGATACCACACCGCTGACCAGCGTCGTGTCCACCGATAAGGTCTACGCCTACTTCGACGCAGACGAGCGCGTATTCCTCAAGTACACCCAGCTTGCCCGCCAAGGCAAACGCGGCGCCACCACCCCGGTTTACATGGGCCTGTCCAACGAAGACGGCAACCCGCATCAGGGCGTGATGAACTTCATCGACAACCAGGTCAATCCGAAAACCGGCACCATCCGCGGTCGCGCTGTATTCGACAACACCGACGGCAGCTACACCCCGGGCCTTTATGCGCGCCTGAAACTGGTGGGCAGCGGCACGTATTCCGCCGTGCTGATCAATGACGAAGCAGTGGGTACCGACTTGGGTAAAAAGTTTGTGCTGGTGATGGATGCCGACAACAAAACGGCCTATCGCGCCGTCGAACTGGGTCCGAAGATCGAAGGTTTGCGCATCGTGCGTAGCGGTCTGAACAAGGACGACACGGTCATCGTCAAGGGCCTGCAACGGGTTCGCCCTGGCTCGCCGGTCACCCCTGAAGTGATCCCGATGGCCAGCGAACAAACCATCGCCGCCCTGGCTCAACAACGACAAGCGCTGGAAGCCAGCAACCTGCCCCAAGTCGCACCTGCCAAGGTCGCGCCGGGTTCGGTTGTGAAACTGGCTGCTGCGACCCCACGCGGTTAA
- a CDS encoding efflux RND transporter permease subunit — MNFSQFFISRPIFAAVLSLLILIAGAISLFQLPISEYPEVVPPTVVVRANFPGANPKVIGETVAAPLEQAITGVENMLYMSSQSTADGKITLTITFALGTDLDNAQVQVQNRVTRTEPKLPEEVTRIGITVDKASPDLTMVVHLTSPDKRYDMLYLSNYALLNIKDELARLGGVGDVQLFGMGDYSLRVWLDPNKTASRNLTATDVVSAIREQNRQVAAGALGAPPAPNATAFQLSVNTQGRLVSEEEFENIIIRSGDNGEITRLKDIARVELGSSQYALRSLLNNQPAVAIPIFQRPGSNAIEISNEVRAKMAELKKNFPEGMDFSIVYDPTIFVRGSIEAVVHTLFEALILVVLVVILFLQTWRASIIPLVAVPVSLIGTFAVMHLFGFSLNALSLFGLVLAIGIVVDDAIVVVENVERNIELGLTPVEATKRAMREVTGPIIATALVLCAVFIPAAFISGLTGQFYKQFALTIAISTVISAFNSLTLSPALAAVLLKSHDAPKDRFSKVLDKIFGGWLFRPFNRFFDKASHGYVGTVGRVIRSSGIALLLYAGLMVLTFFGFANTPTGFVPGQDKQYLVAFAQLPDASSLDRTEDVIKRMSDLALKQPGVESAVAFPGLSINGFTNSPNAGIVFVTLKPFDERKDPSMSAGAIAGALNGQFAGIQEAYMAIFPPPPVQGLGTIGGFRLQIEDRGNLGYEELYKETMNIINKSHNVPELAGLFTSYTVNVPQVDAAIDREKAKTHGVAVSDIFDTLQIYLGSLYANDFNRFGRTYQVNVQAEQQFRLESDQIGQLKVRNNKGEMIPLATFIKVSDTSGPDRVMHYNGFITAEINGAAAPGYSSGQAEKAIEKLLKEELPNGMTYEWTDLTYQQILSGNTALFVFPLCVLLAFLVLAAQYESWSLPLAVILIVPMTLLSAITGVIASGGDNNIFTQIGLIVLVGLACKNAILIVEFAKDKQLEGLNPLAAVLEACRLRLRPILMTSFAFIMGVVPLVFSSGAGAEMRHAMGVAVFSGMLGVTFFGLLLTPVFYVLIRNFVERGEARKAAKALKLESHQ, encoded by the coding sequence ATGAATTTTTCTCAATTCTTCATTTCACGGCCGATCTTCGCAGCGGTGCTGTCGCTGCTGATCCTGATCGCCGGCGCCATCTCGCTGTTCCAGTTGCCGATCAGCGAATACCCGGAAGTCGTGCCGCCCACCGTTGTGGTCCGTGCCAACTTCCCGGGCGCCAACCCTAAAGTCATTGGTGAAACCGTGGCCGCTCCGCTGGAGCAAGCCATTACCGGCGTCGAGAACATGCTGTACATGTCCTCGCAGTCCACCGCCGACGGCAAAATCACCCTCACCATCACCTTCGCGCTGGGCACTGACCTGGACAACGCGCAAGTGCAGGTGCAGAACCGCGTAACCCGCACCGAGCCCAAACTTCCAGAAGAAGTGACGCGCATCGGTATCACCGTGGACAAGGCTTCGCCCGACCTGACGATGGTTGTGCACTTGACCTCGCCGGACAAACGCTACGACATGCTCTACCTGTCCAACTACGCCCTGCTCAACATCAAGGATGAGCTGGCGCGCCTGGGGGGTGTCGGTGACGTGCAATTGTTCGGTATGGGCGATTACTCTCTGCGGGTCTGGCTCGATCCGAACAAGACCGCCTCGCGCAACCTGACAGCAACCGACGTGGTGAGCGCGATTCGCGAACAGAACCGTCAAGTGGCTGCCGGTGCACTGGGCGCGCCGCCTGCGCCGAATGCCACCGCCTTCCAGCTGTCGGTCAACACTCAAGGTCGCCTGGTTTCTGAGGAAGAGTTCGAGAACATCATCATTCGCTCCGGCGATAACGGTGAAATCACTCGCCTCAAAGACATTGCTCGCGTCGAACTGGGTTCCAGTCAATACGCCCTGCGTTCCTTGCTGAACAACCAACCGGCCGTGGCGATCCCGATCTTCCAGCGTCCAGGCTCCAACGCCATCGAAATTTCCAATGAAGTTCGGGCAAAAATGGCCGAGCTGAAGAAGAACTTCCCTGAAGGCATGGATTTCAGCATCGTCTATGACCCGACGATCTTCGTGCGCGGTTCCATCGAAGCGGTGGTTCATACCCTCTTCGAAGCGCTGATCCTCGTGGTACTGGTGGTGATCCTGTTCCTGCAAACCTGGCGCGCCTCGATCATCCCGTTGGTAGCGGTGCCGGTTTCGCTGATTGGTACGTTTGCCGTCATGCACCTGTTCGGCTTCTCGTTGAACGCCCTGTCGCTGTTCGGCCTGGTACTGGCCATCGGTATCGTGGTGGACGATGCGATCGTGGTGGTGGAGAACGTCGAGCGAAATATCGAACTGGGACTGACGCCGGTCGAAGCAACCAAGCGTGCCATGCGTGAAGTGACCGGTCCGATCATTGCCACGGCGCTGGTGCTGTGTGCAGTGTTTATCCCGGCCGCGTTCATTTCGGGCCTCACTGGCCAGTTCTACAAGCAATTCGCCTTGACCATTGCGATCTCGACCGTGATCTCGGCGTTCAACTCGCTGACCCTGTCGCCAGCACTGGCTGCCGTCTTGCTGAAAAGTCATGACGCGCCGAAAGATCGTTTCTCCAAGGTGCTGGACAAGATCTTCGGTGGCTGGTTGTTCCGTCCGTTCAACCGCTTCTTTGACAAGGCCAGCCATGGTTATGTCGGCACGGTGGGCCGGGTTATCCGCAGCAGCGGCATCGCCCTGCTGTTGTACGCGGGCCTGATGGTGTTGACCTTCTTCGGTTTCGCCAACACCCCGACCGGTTTCGTACCCGGCCAGGACAAGCAATACCTGGTGGCCTTCGCTCAACTGCCGGATGCCTCGAGCCTGGACCGTACCGAAGACGTGATCAAGCGCATGTCCGACCTGGCCCTGAAACAGCCTGGCGTGGAAAGTGCGGTGGCCTTCCCGGGCCTGTCGATCAACGGTTTCACCAACAGTCCTAACGCCGGCATCGTGTTCGTGACCCTGAAACCTTTCGACGAGCGCAAAGACCCGAGCATGTCCGCGGGTGCAATCGCCGGAGCCTTGAACGGTCAGTTCGCCGGGATTCAAGAAGCCTACATGGCGATCTTCCCGCCGCCACCAGTACAAGGCCTGGGCACCATTGGTGGTTTCCGCCTGCAAATCGAAGACCGGGGCAACCTGGGCTACGAAGAGCTGTACAAAGAAACCATGAACATCATCAACAAAAGCCACAACGTGCCGGAACTGGCCGGCCTGTTCACCAGCTACACCGTGAACGTGCCCCAGGTCGATGCTGCCATCGACCGCGAAAAAGCCAAGACCCACGGCGTCGCCGTCAGCGACATCTTCGACACCCTGCAGATCTACCTGGGTTCGCTGTATGCCAACGACTTCAACCGTTTCGGTCGTACCTATCAGGTCAACGTTCAGGCTGAGCAACAGTTCCGCCTCGAATCCGACCAGATCGGCCAGCTGAAAGTGCGTAACAACAAAGGCGAGATGATCCCGCTGGCGACCTTCATCAAGGTCAGCGACACCTCCGGCCCAGACCGCGTGATGCACTACAACGGCTTCATCACCGCTGAAATCAACGGTGCGGCAGCCCCCGGCTACAGCTCCGGCCAGGCGGAAAAAGCCATCGAGAAACTGCTCAAGGAAGAACTTCCAAACGGCATGACCTACGAATGGACCGACCTGACCTACCAGCAGATTCTGTCCGGCAACACTGCGCTGTTCGTGTTCCCGCTCTGCGTATTGCTGGCGTTCCTGGTACTCGCGGCGCAGTACGAAAGCTGGAGCCTGCCACTGGCGGTGATCCTGATCGTACCAATGACGTTGCTGTCGGCCATTACCGGTGTGATCGCGTCGGGCGGCGACAACAACATCTTCACCCAGATCGGCTTGATCGTACTGGTGGGGCTGGCCTGTAAGAACGCGATTCTGATCGTCGAGTTTGCCAAGGACAAACAGCTGGAAGGCCTCAACCCGCTCGCGGCGGTGCTGGAAGCTTGCCGTCTGCGTCTGCGTCCGATCCTGATGACCTCCTTCGCGTTCATCATGGGTGTTGTGCCGCTGGTGTTCTCCAGCGGTGCCGGTGCCGAAATGCGTCACGCCATGGGTGTGGCGGTGTTCTCCGGGATGCTCGGGGTGACCTTCTTCGGTCTGTTGCTGACGCCTGTGTTCTACGTATTGATTCGCAACTTTGTGGAACGCGGTGAAGCGCGCAAAGCGGCCAAGGCCCTGAAACTGGAGTCGCATCAATGA
- a CDS encoding efflux transporter outer membrane subunit: protein MSFKAFLPSLLALALSACAVGPDYKTPATEPANITAATDGAAGQKNFDRSHFEGIWWQQFEDPTLNQLVTQSLQGNRDLRVAFARWKAARAIRDDVSNNAMPTITSRVSSDLGKGQIPGETTDRVNSERYDLGLDMAWEIDLFGRIQRNLESANAEQQAFEADLYQLQVTMIAELVDSYGRLRGAQLREKIALANLENQQESRKITISLRDAGVGDQLDVERADARLASVEASVPQLQAEQVRQKNRIATLLGERPEKLTVDLSPKDLPAIAKALPIGDPGELLQRRPDILSAERKLASATARIGVAKADLFPRVSLSGFLGFTAGRGSQIGSSAANAWALGPSITWAAFDLGSVKARLRGADADAEGALATYEQQVLLALEESENAFSDYGKLQQRLISLIRQSESSRAAADLAEIRYREGGTDFLVLLDAQRERLAAEDSQALAETDLYRGIVAIYKALGGGWQPETVASK from the coding sequence ATGAGTTTTAAAGCTTTCCTGCCGAGCCTGCTGGCACTGGCCCTGAGTGCTTGTGCGGTCGGCCCGGACTATAAGACCCCAGCCACGGAGCCGGCCAACATCACCGCCGCCACCGATGGTGCTGCCGGTCAGAAAAACTTCGACCGCTCGCACTTCGAAGGCATTTGGTGGCAGCAGTTCGAGGACCCGACCCTGAACCAGTTGGTCACTCAATCACTGCAAGGCAACCGGGATTTGCGCGTGGCGTTCGCACGCTGGAAAGCGGCCCGGGCGATTCGCGATGATGTCAGCAACAACGCGATGCCGACCATCACCAGCCGAGTCAGCAGTGACCTGGGCAAGGGGCAAATCCCGGGCGAAACTACTGACCGGGTTAACAGTGAGCGCTACGACCTTGGTCTGGACATGGCGTGGGAGATCGACCTGTTTGGCCGGATCCAGCGCAACCTGGAATCCGCCAACGCGGAACAACAGGCTTTCGAAGCCGATTTGTACCAACTGCAAGTCACCATGATTGCCGAACTGGTGGATTCCTACGGTCGACTGCGCGGTGCGCAATTGCGTGAAAAGATCGCCTTGGCCAACCTGGAAAACCAGCAAGAGTCGCGCAAAATCACCATCAGCCTGCGTGATGCCGGCGTCGGCGATCAGCTCGACGTGGAGCGTGCCGACGCACGTTTGGCGTCCGTCGAAGCCAGCGTGCCGCAACTGCAGGCCGAACAGGTTCGCCAGAAAAACCGCATCGCCACCCTGCTGGGTGAGCGTCCGGAAAAGCTGACAGTCGACCTGAGCCCGAAAGATTTGCCGGCCATTGCCAAAGCGCTGCCGATTGGTGATCCGGGTGAACTGCTGCAACGTCGCCCGGACATCCTGAGCGCCGAGCGCAAACTGGCGTCTGCCACCGCCCGCATCGGCGTGGCCAAGGCTGATTTGTTCCCCCGGGTCAGCCTCAGCGGTTTCCTCGGCTTTACCGCCGGGCGCGGGTCGCAAATCGGTTCCTCGGCGGCCAACGCCTGGGCGCTGGGCCCAAGCATCACCTGGGCCGCGTTTGACCTGGGCAGTGTGAAGGCCCGTTTGCGCGGTGCCGATGCGGATGCGGAAGGCGCGCTGGCGACTTACGAGCAGCAAGTGCTGTTGGCGCTGGAAGAGTCGGAAAATGCGTTCAGCGACTACGGCAAACTTCAGCAGCGGTTGATCTCACTGATTCGTCAAAGCGAATCGAGCCGTGCCGCCGCTGACCTGGCCGAAATTCGCTACCGCGAAGGCGGTACCGACTTCCTCGTCCTGCTGGATGCCCAACGCGAGCGACTGGCGGCCGAAGACTCCCAGGCCCTGGCCGAAACCGATCTGTATCGCGGCATTGTCGCAATTTACAAAGCCCTTGGCGGTGGCTGGCAACCCGAGACGGTCGCCAGCAAGTAA
- a CDS encoding HlyD family secretion protein, producing the protein MKKNLARFATLAVVLLAFLLGWFAWQHYTRSPWTRDARVRADVVTLSADVSGRIVKLAVQDNQHVEKGQLLLEIDPARYTLAVEHAKRSVEVAKASLGQSQATISASESLLRQRQSEERRRRTLKDRSAISGEEWEKANTDVSVAEADLLRNQANLILAQANVQLAIAASTQSELDLQRTRVESPVTGYVTNLLTRQGDYASAGGPLLALVDSNSFYVSGYFEETKLPRIRLGDRVNIELMSGEAFGGTVQSIAFAIADRENLPGGRLLANINPSYTWVKLAQRVPVRIEIDADYPGKNLLRAGTTATVSVLENREARDHR; encoded by the coding sequence TTGAAGAAAAACCTTGCCCGATTCGCAACACTGGCTGTTGTACTGTTGGCCTTTCTACTTGGCTGGTTTGCCTGGCAGCATTACACCCGATCCCCCTGGACCCGGGATGCACGGGTTCGTGCTGATGTGGTGACCTTGTCTGCCGACGTGTCAGGGCGCATCGTCAAGTTGGCCGTTCAAGACAACCAGCATGTTGAAAAAGGCCAGTTGCTGCTGGAAATCGACCCGGCTCGCTACACCCTCGCGGTGGAGCATGCCAAACGGTCTGTGGAAGTAGCGAAGGCTTCGCTGGGGCAATCACAGGCGACGATTTCCGCCAGCGAGTCGCTGCTCAGGCAGCGGCAGAGTGAGGAGCGTCGGCGCCGTACGCTAAAGGACCGCTCGGCGATCTCAGGGGAGGAGTGGGAAAAAGCCAACACCGACGTATCCGTGGCCGAGGCCGATCTACTGCGTAACCAGGCCAATCTGATTTTGGCCCAGGCCAACGTGCAGCTGGCGATCGCGGCGTCGACTCAGTCTGAACTGGACTTGCAACGCACCCGGGTCGAATCGCCCGTCACGGGCTATGTCACCAACCTGCTGACCCGTCAGGGCGACTATGCGTCTGCTGGCGGCCCACTGTTGGCGCTGGTAGACAGCAATTCGTTTTATGTCAGCGGCTATTTTGAAGAGACCAAATTGCCACGGATCCGGCTGGGCGACCGGGTCAACATCGAATTGATGAGCGGCGAAGCCTTTGGCGGCACGGTGCAAAGCATTGCTTTCGCCATCGCCGACCGGGAAAACCTGCCCGGCGGGCGCTTGCTGGCCAACATTAACCCCAGTTACACCTGGGTCAAACTGGCGCAACGGGTGCCAGTGCGAATTGAGATTGACGCCGACTATCCCGGTAAAAACCTCCTGCGCGCGGGGACGACGGCCACGGTGAGCGTTCTGGAAAACCGCGAAGCCCGGGATCATCGGTAA
- a CDS encoding DUF1656 domain-containing protein yields MPIDFELGGVYLPPIAQALLLALPIFLALDWGLRRLGVLRFVWHEALFEGALYVCVCATLILLMGA; encoded by the coding sequence TTGCCCATTGATTTTGAACTGGGTGGCGTGTATTTGCCGCCTATCGCTCAGGCACTGCTGTTGGCGCTGCCGATATTTCTGGCGCTGGATTGGGGCTTGCGTCGCCTCGGCGTGCTGCGTTTCGTCTGGCATGAAGCGTTGTTCGAGGGCGCGCTGTATGTCTGCGTATGCGCAACGTTGATTTTGCTGATGGGAGCCTGA